From one Paenibacillus terrae HPL-003 genomic stretch:
- a CDS encoding DUF2294 domain-containing protein gives MIRRAGQTTLGGTGAFCCKSATQAVWHARQARFYFDSKRSVQMLNTEWEYRERIRKLAVSIVKHYRGKGPDNVKVSLDSPLRITVEIWGTLSNLSEILVHEGAGEKVKEYWNVLRPYLEKEFISEAEKTLGSPFTYTWEVCPSVHGDGHIIITLELQHIHRLD, from the coding sequence GTGATACGCCGTGCTGGGCAGACCACTTTGGGCGGGACAGGTGCGTTCTGCTGCAAATCAGCTACACAGGCTGTCTGGCATGCGCGGCAAGCACGCTTTTATTTTGATTCGAAGCGGAGTGTCCAGATGTTGAATACCGAATGGGAATACCGTGAGCGCATCAGGAAGCTGGCCGTAAGCATTGTCAAGCATTACCGGGGAAAAGGACCGGACAATGTCAAGGTTTCACTGGATTCGCCGCTCCGGATTACGGTAGAAATTTGGGGAACATTGTCCAATCTCTCCGAAATTTTGGTTCATGAAGGGGCCGGCGAGAAGGTCAAAGAATATTGGAACGTCCTTCGTCCTTATCTAGAAAAGGAATTTATAAGCGAAGCTGAAAAAACACTTGGCAGTCCCTTCACTTACACTTGGGAAGTCTGCCCCTCCGTCCATGGGGACGGACATATTATCATTACTCTTGAATTACAACACATACACCGGTTGGATTAG